ACACCGCTTCCGCGGCGGAGATCGTCGCGGGTGCGGTGCAAGACGACAAAGCCGGGACGCTGGTCGGCACGCGCACCTTCGGCAAAGGGCTCGTGCAGGAAACCTACGCGCTGCCCGACGGCGGCGCGATCAAGTTGACGACCGCGCGCTATTTGACGCCCGCCGGGCGCGACATCGACAAAGTCGGCATCACGCCCGACGTGGTGGTCGCGCAGCCGCCCGACGCGCATCCCGGCGAGCCGGGACGCGACGCGCAGCTCGACCGCGCGCTCGCGCTGCTCGCGGTCAGCCGGGCGTCTTGAAGGTCGGCAGGCAGAAATACCGCGGGGTCAACCCCCGAAACGCCGTCTCTTCGAGCTGGTTGAAGACTTTGCGATTCGCGTTGATCGGCGTCCCTGCCGTGTGATAGCACATGAGGTGATTGGCCGGGCCGGGAATTTGCTGTGGCTTGAAGTGTGGAATCTTTTTCGCCGGCGCGCACAGCATATCGGCGCGGAAGAACTGCCTGTTTGCCGTTCCGAACTGGTCGGTGATCTGCGCCGGCGCGACGGCGTGCGTCGCGAACTGCGTCTGGTAGCACATGAAGTGCGGCAGCGGCGCGACTTGCGCGGTCGCGACGTCGCGCGGTCCGGTGGCGCGGCCGAGCACGAAGCCCGCGATCAGGGTCAGCGTGGCGAGGAGCGCCGTGAGGAAGCGAAAGGTCATGATTGGTCCTCCCGTGGGGTTAGGCCAGCATACGCCTCTACGGGGCTGAAAGCAAGGGCACGCCCGGCGACCGGCATCACGACATGGCGAGGCGGCCCGGGACGCTGCGTTACGCCAGGCTTGCGGTTTTGCGCGCGAGCCGCAAGACGGACTCGTCGGCTTCGTACGCGCTCAGCGCGTCGAGCGGAATCCACGCCAGCTCTTTCGATTCGGTGCTGACGACGAGCCGTTCGTGCGGATCCGCTTCGAGCGCGAAGCGCACGTCGTAGTGGTCGTGGGCGGGCTCGCCGGGCCGCGCGGGGATCGGGTGCACGTCGAGATCGTAGATGCGCTCGTGCACGAAGCGCAGCGAGCTCAAGCCGGATTCTTCTTGCGCTTCGCGCAGCGCGGCGCGGCGCACGTCGGGATCGCCGTCGGCGTGGCCGCCGAGCTGCAGCCACTTTCCGAGCTTGCGGTGGTGCGTGAGCAGCGCGCGCGTTCGCGCCGTATCGACGATCCACGCCGACGCGGTGACGTGGCCGATCGTCAGCGCGCGCTCGAACGCGTCGCGGTGCGCGCCGACGAACGCGATGATGCGTTCCCGCATCGACGCTTCGTGCGCGTCCGCGGGAACGTACGCGTGCAGTTCGGCGAGCAGGGCTCGGCGCGAGGCGGCCGGCATGAGCCTCACTTCGCGCGACCTTCCGCCGTTCCGCCGCGTTGCTTCGGACATGAGCCTTCGTCCGTTCTTCCTCGCGTGCGCGGCGCTGGCGCTGGCGCCGTTCGCGCCCGCCGCCGCGGCACCGCTCCCCCCGATCGGCGGCGCGGGTGGCGGGCTTGCGATCTTGCGCCCGTGCGCGGCGGCGCAGCTGAAGGCGGCGATCGCCTCGGACACCTCGGCGATGATGCACCGCGAGCTCGTCGTCACGCTGACGAACACGGGCTCGACCGGCTGCGCGATTGACGGCTTCCCGGCGGTGCGGCTGCTCGACGAGCTCGACCACCCGCGGATCAGCGCCGAGTCCTTCTCGCGGGCGCCGAAGTTCTTCGTTCTGTCGCCGGGTCAGAGCGCGGCGTTCGGGCTGCGCATCGCGACCGGCGACGGCACGACGACGTTCCTCACCGTGCCGACCCTGGCCGTGATTCCGCCCGGCGATCTGAAGCCGTTGCGGCTGCGCGTCGCGCTGCCGGCCGCGCCGACGCTCGACGTGACCGCCGTGCTGCCGAACACGGACTTCAAGTAAGGCCGCGCGGGTAACGTACCTCCGGACTGGAGGTGCGCGGCATGGCGTTCGCCGACCGGCGGCAGGCGGGCCGGTTCTTGGCCGAGCTGTTACCGGCGCAGCTGCGCGAGGCGGCGCCGGTGGTCCTTGCGCTGCCGCGCGGCGGCGTTCCGGTCGGCTACGAGATCGCGCGCGCGCTGAACGCGCCGCTCGACGTCTTCGTGGTGCGCAAGCTCGGCGTGCCGTGGCACGAAGAGCTGGCCTTCGGCGCGATCGCGAGCGGCGATGTCGTCGTGCGCAACGAGGACGTCATCAAATGGTCGCGGCTCGACGCCGAGTCGATGAACGGCGTCGCGGCGCGCGAGTCGCGCGAGCTCGCGCGGCGCGAGCGCGCCTTTCGCGGCGACCGCGCGCCGCTCGACGTGCGCGGCCACGCCGTGGTGCTGGTCGACGACGGCTTGGCGACGGGCGCCTCGATGCGCGCCGCGATGCGCGCGCTGCGGACGCGCGAGCCCGCGCGCATCGTGGTCGCCGTGCCGGTCGCCGCGCCCGACATCTGCGCCGCGATCCGGCGCGAAGCCGATCTGACGATCTGCGCGATCACCCCGCGGCACTTCGGCGGCGTCGGCGCCTGGTACGACGACTTCTCGCAAACGACCGACGCGGAAGTGCGCGACCTCTTGGCCGACGCACAGCGGCGCTACGCGGAAAGCGACCGCGAAGCGTCGGCGCAGTGAACGCGGATCAGTCCATGTTCCGCTCGGTCGCGATCCGCTCGCCGTAAGCGATGAGCGCGTCGCAAACCCGCTTGTCAGCCATGCGCATATTCTACCATCTTTAGCGCCGTTGAGCCAGAACATGCCCGGGGCAGCATCACATTGACCATCCTCGCAGTAAGAGCACAGCCGCGCCGCCCGGCGCAATCAGCTCCGGCTCTTGTCAGAGAAGACTGCTACATTGTAGATTGGGCGCATGCCGCTCAAACGCATGGACAACATCGGAATCGTCGTTGAAGATCTGGGAGCTATGGTGGACTTTTTTCGGGAGCTCGGACTCGAGCTTGAAGGACAGGGCATGATTGAAGGCGAGTGGGCTGGACGTGTCACCGGCCTGGGCGATCAGCGCGTCGAAGTTGCGATAATGCGTATGCCCGATGGCCACGGCCGGATCGAACTTTCCCGCTTTCTGATGCCACCCATCCTCGCGGATCATCGCAACGCTCCCGTGAACGCTCTAGGCTACCTCCGCGTTATGTTTGCCGTGGACGACATTGACGGCATGGTCGAGAAGCTCCAGAAGCGTGGCGCGCGACTTGTAGGTGAAGTAGTCCAATATTTGGACGTGTATCGCCTTTGTTACGTCCGTGGGCCTGAAGATATTCTCATTGGCCTTGCTGAAGAACTCAGCGCTTCTCACGCGGGGTGACGTTTCGCGCTTTCGAGCCCGCGAGTTTTGGCTTCGGGCTACCTGAGGATAGCGGGAGAGCCGCTTCGAGTTCCCTGACGCCCTGTCCGGTCATCGCTCGCTGCCCCACGCCACCGCCACCAACATCGTCGCATTATGGGCTGTCCTACACTGGGTGGACCTTCTGCGTGAGAGGACCATCATCGATCTCCGAGCCGTCGCGGAGGACGACGTTCGGCTCTCTTTGAACGTTGGGCGGTCGAGGAGAGGTGGCGGAGCGGTTTAACGCGCTTGTCTTGAAAACAAGAGTACGTGATGAGCGTACCGTGGGTTCGAATCCCACCCTCTCCTAAGAGGTCTCTCAGAGCCGCGCGGTTGGTTGAGCATGGATTCTCCATACGTGCAGGAGTACGAAGCGTCGACAACCTCGGCGAACGAGGCCCGCGTTCTTCCGGGTACCATCCGTCGCCTCGAATCCAGCAAGTCCGTCGACAAGCGCGTGTTGCCGTGTCTCGGTCCCACTCGGCGTGCCGCTTTGCAGACTCTTCTGCGGCGAGCACAGCTGCGTCGAGCGAGCCTGCGTCGCGCCGTCGTGCGTTATTGCTTTTCATTCAGGACCGCGCGGCGCAGTGCTTCGGTTCCCGCGGTCGGGCACACGTTGAGCACGCGGCGGCAGTGCGCTAAGAGGTGATCGCAAATCCGCTGACTTAGACTCAGAGCCGATGGATGGGTTCGGAACCTGCTGTGGTGATCTCGGTTCGGCGATGTCCGAGCCACCAAAGTCATTTTTCCGCGTCGAAGAAAATGGCGTGCTGTACCTGACGGTCGGCTACGTGCCGACCGATCGCGGCCCCGGCTTTTTCGACCACGCGGTGCTGTTCTGCCCGTTTTGTGGCACAAAGCTGCAAGACCGTGCCGAAATTGCACGTCGAGCGGCGGGCGCGGATTGAGGCTCTAGGACATGCGCCGCCGCGCGGCTAACGCGCCAACCTGCGTTACTGCTCTCCGTTCAGGATCGCGCGGCGTAGTGCTTCCGTTTCCGCGGTTGGGCGCACGTTGAGGCCGCGGCGCAGGTGGCGGCAGAGGGACTCGTACTCTGCTATCGCTGAGTGCCGCCGGCCCAGCTTTGCGAAGCAGTGCATCACGAGGCGGGCGGCGCTTTCGTGGCCGGGGTCTTCGGCGCGCAGGCGCAGGCCGTAGTCCAGTGAGCCGGCGTGGTCCTCGTTGGAGAGCGCGTGGCGGGCTAGGCGCTCGAGCATCGTCACGTAGGCGCTGGCGTAGCGCACGCGCAGCGGGACGATCCACTCGGAACGGTCGTTCGCGAAGAGCTCGCCGCCGTAGATGTCGATCGCCTCGCGCATCGCGGCCGGCGAGCCGTCGGCATAGCACGCTGTGAATCTCGTCACGTCGGAGGCGACCGTCAGCGCAGGGTTCCAGCCGTAGGCGCCTTCGACGCAGCGGATCGGGTCGACGTCGCCGAGCACCGCCCGCAGCGACGCGCGCGCGCCGCTGGCGGCGAGGTGCAGGCGGTTCCCGATCTCGTCGATGCTCAGCTCTGGCCAGAACGCTTCCGCCAGCGCCTCGCGCGACGCGAACCCGTTCGGATAAGCGACAAGATATTGTAAAAGCTCGCGGCCGCGCGCACGCGCCGGCTTCGCGCTCCAATCGTCCTCGCCGAGCAGCGTGAACGTTCCGAAGCACCGGAAGCTCAAAACGACAGACGACTTTACGAGCGCCGTCATAGCGCCAATCCTCCGCCCAAAACGATGGCGCAGCACCCCGTGTCGTGAGTACCGAGGCACGAATTCTATCATCGGTATCGCTTCTCGTCAAGGCAACCGATAGGACGCCGACAGCACGGCGAAAGCGCCGCGGCAGCCGCGCGCTAAGCGCGGCGTGCACAATCGAGGACATCGCGGCGCGAGTCACGCGGCTCTCTCGATAAGGATGCCTCCATGCCCGAATTGCTCCATCCCGGCGTTTACGTCCAGGAAGTCTCTTCCGGTCTGCAGCCGATCCAGGGCGTCAGCACGTCCACGGCCGCGTTCATCGGCATCACCGACAAAGGCCCGATACCGGGGACGAAAACGCCGACCGGCGTCGCCGCGCAGCCGGGCTTCGTCACGAGCATGAGCGACTATCTGCGGCGCTACGGCGGCTTCCGGACAGACAGCTTTCTGACGTACGCCGTTCAGTCGTTCTACCAGAACGGCGGGAAGCGGCTCTACATCGTGCGCGTCGCCAACGGCGCCACAGCGGCGGGCCTGGGTTCGCTCTTGAGCCCGGTCAGCCCGCCCGCCGACGCGTTCCCGATCAGCGCCGCGAGCGAAGGCGTCTGGGGGAACCAGATCTGGATTCAGTACTCCGCCAGCTCCGACGGCGTCGCCGGGAACTTCCGGCTCACCGTGATGTACGGCGCGACCGACGCGGAGGCGAAGCAGAACGTCGTCGAGTCGTACGACAACGTCACGAATGCCGACCCGAACCCCAACGTCGCGCTGCCCTCGAACTACGTCGGTACGGCGGTCAACAGCCGCTCCGAGTACATCGCGTTTACCTCCCGCGTCACGACCCTGCCCGGGCCGCTCCCCTCCCCGCGCTTCCAGCTCGGCGGCGGCTCCGACGGCAATGCGCTCGGCGAGCTCGACTTCATCGGCGTGTCCGCCGCCGACAGCAGCGTCACCGGAACGGGGCTGTACGCGCTCGACAAGATCACCGACGTCAGCCTCATCGCGATCCCGGGCCGAGGCGACGTGACGACCGTCAACGCAGGGATCGACTACTGCAAGAACCAGCGGCCGCTGAACGACTGCTTCTTCATCGGCGACGTCGGGATCATCACCGACGTGAAGGTCGCGCGCACGCCCAACGCGGCGACCGACGTCATCACCGTCTCGAACGCGCGCGATTTCGCGGTTATCGGCGGGATCGACAAAGCCGCCGGCGACTACGGCGCGATCTACTGGCCATGGGTGTTCGCGACCGATCCGATCGGCACGGGGAGCAATCCGAAGATCTTGCTGCCGCCCTCGGGGTTCTTGGCCGGGATCTACGCGCGCACCGACAACTCGCGCGGCGTCTTCAAGGCGCCGGCGGGGACTGAAGCCGGCGTCGCCGGCGCGCTCGGACCATTCGTGCAGGTCAGCGACACCGAGCAAGACATCCTCAACCCGGTCTCGCTCAACGTGATCCGCACCGTGCCGACCAGCGGTTTGGTGGTGTGGGGTGCGCGCACGATCGGCAGCGACGCCGAGTGGCGCTACGTCCCGGTGCGCCGCATGGCGATCTTCCTGCGCACCAGCATCTACTACGGGATCCAATGGGCGGTCTTCGAGCCGAACGCCGAGCCGCTGTGGGCGAGCTTGCGGCTCAACATCCGCGCGTTCATGTTCACGCAGTTCCGCGCCGGCGCGTTCAAGGGGACCAAGCCGGACGACGCCTTCTTCGTCCTCTGCGACAGCAGCACGACGACGCAGACCGACATCGACAACGGCGTCGTGAACATCCTGGTCGGGTTCGCGCCGCTCAAACCGGCCGAGTTCGTCGTGCTCAAGCTCAGCCAGATCGTCAACCAACCCGCTTCCTGACGCTTCGAGGTAGACCGCACCATGGCTCGCATGAACGCGCAGAGCAACCGCTTCGACCCGTACCGCACCTTCCGGTTCAAGGTCAAATGGGACGGCCAGTACGTCGCCGGCGTCACCAAGATCGGCGCGCTGAAACGGACGACCGAGATGGTCGAGTTCCGCGAGGCCGGCGAGAACATCACCAGCCGCAAGCTGCCCGGGAAAACCTCGTACACCGGAATCACCTGCGAAGCGGGGCTGACCTACGACACGGCGTTCTTCGACTGGGCGAACCTGGTGAACGACTTCGCCACCCACAGCGTGACCAGCCTCACCGACTTCCGCAAGAACATCACGATCGATCTCTTCAACGAAGCCGGTATCGCGGTGATGTCCTACAACCTGTACCGGTGCTGGGTCTCGGAGTTCCAAGCGCTGCCGGACCTCGACGCGGGCGCGAACGCGGTCGCGATCACCTCGATCAAGATCGAGTACGAGTGGTTCGAGCTCGATCCGAGCGTCACCGAAGCTGTAGGTCCGGCGCACATCGGGTAACCATGCCGACGCTGGGTGCGGCCGCCGAGCTCACGCTGCCGGGCGGCCTCGTGACCGACGAGCTCTCCGTTCGCCGCGTTGCGCTCGCGCCGCTCGACGGGTTCGGGGAGGATTGGCTGGCGCGTCATGCCGGCTGCTGCAGTGCCGAAGCGACGACCGCGCTGCTCGGCCTGTGCCTCGCTCCGCCGGACGGGCTCGACGCAACCCAATTCGCGCGCGAGCTGCTCGCCGGCGACCGCGACTTCCTCATGCTGCACCTGCGCCGGCTCACGCTGGGCGATCGCGTGCAGGCGGTGCTCCGCTGCCCGGCGTGCGCGCAGAAGATCGACGTGGAGTTCGACGCGCGCGACGTCGAGGTGGAGGCGCACCAGCAATCGGCGCGCACGTACGCGCTGACGGTCGACGGGCGCGCGGTGCGCTACCGGCTGCCGAACGGCGCCGACCAAGAAGCGGTCGGCCGGCTCGACGCCGAGCGCGGCGCGCAGGCGCTGTTCGAGCGCTGCATCGCCGCCGACGGCACCCTCCCGCTCGGCGAGGAGGCGCGCGCGACGATCATCGGCGCGATGGAGGCGAACGCGCCGAAGATCGACCTCGAGCTTGAGGTGAGCTGTCCCGAG
This window of the Candidatus Eremiobacterota bacterium genome carries:
- a CDS encoding DUF4232 domain-containing protein, with the protein product MSLTSRDLPPFRRVASDMSLRPFFLACAALALAPFAPAAAAPLPPIGGAGGGLAILRPCAAAQLKAAIASDTSAMMHRELVVTLTNTGSTGCAIDGFPAVRLLDELDHPRISAESFSRAPKFFVLSPGQSAAFGLRIATGDGTTTFLTVPTLAVIPPGDLKPLRLRVALPAAPTLDVTAVLPNTDFK
- a CDS encoding phage tail sheath subtilisin-like domain-containing protein — translated: MPELLHPGVYVQEVSSGLQPIQGVSTSTAAFIGITDKGPIPGTKTPTGVAAQPGFVTSMSDYLRRYGGFRTDSFLTYAVQSFYQNGGKRLYIVRVANGATAAGLGSLLSPVSPPADAFPISAASEGVWGNQIWIQYSASSDGVAGNFRLTVMYGATDAEAKQNVVESYDNVTNADPNPNVALPSNYVGTAVNSRSEYIAFTSRVTTLPGPLPSPRFQLGGGSDGNALGELDFIGVSAADSSVTGTGLYALDKITDVSLIAIPGRGDVTTVNAGIDYCKNQRPLNDCFFIGDVGIITDVKVARTPNAATDVITVSNARDFAVIGGIDKAAGDYGAIYWPWVFATDPIGTGSNPKILLPPSGFLAGIYARTDNSRGVFKAPAGTEAGVAGALGPFVQVSDTEQDILNPVSLNVIRTVPTSGLVVWGARTIGSDAEWRYVPVRRMAIFLRTSIYYGIQWAVFEPNAEPLWASLRLNIRAFMFTQFRAGAFKGTKPDDAFFVLCDSSTTTQTDIDNGVVNILVGFAPLKPAEFVVLKLSQIVNQPAS
- a CDS encoding phage tail protein yields the protein MARMNAQSNRFDPYRTFRFKVKWDGQYVAGVTKIGALKRTTEMVEFREAGENITSRKLPGKTSYTGITCEAGLTYDTAFFDWANLVNDFATHSVTSLTDFRKNITIDLFNEAGIAVMSYNLYRCWVSEFQALPDLDAGANAVAITSIKIEYEWFELDPSVTEAVGPAHIG
- a CDS encoding VOC family protein; translation: MPLKRMDNIGIVVEDLGAMVDFFRELGLELEGQGMIEGEWAGRVTGLGDQRVEVAIMRMPDGHGRIELSRFLMPPILADHRNAPVNALGYLRVMFAVDDIDGMVEKLQKRGARLVGEVVQYLDVYRLCYVRGPEDILIGLAEELSASHAG
- a CDS encoding NUDIX hydrolase, with amino-acid sequence MPAASRRALLAELHAYVPADAHEASMRERIIAFVGAHRDAFERALTIGHVTASAWIVDTARTRALLTHHRKLGKWLQLGGHADGDPDVRRAALREAQEESGLSSLRFVHERIYDLDVHPIPARPGEPAHDHYDVRFALEADPHERLVVSTESKELAWIPLDALSAYEADESVLRLARKTASLA
- a CDS encoding phosphoribosyltransferase yields the protein MAFADRRQAGRFLAELLPAQLREAAPVVLALPRGGVPVGYEIARALNAPLDVFVVRKLGVPWHEELAFGAIASGDVVVRNEDVIKWSRLDAESMNGVAARESRELARRERAFRGDRAPLDVRGHAVVLVDDGLATGASMRAAMRALRTREPARIVVAVPVAAPDICAAIRREADLTICAITPRHFGGVGAWYDDFSQTTDAEVRDLLADAQRRYAESDREASAQ